ATTTCATTCATCATCTCTTCATCTACCGCCAAGCGACCTGCGGTATCTATAATCACGACATTATACCCTTCTGATTTTGCTTTGGCTATACCAGCCTCAGCTATCTTTACCGGGTTTTTCTCATCACGATCTGAGTATACCTCAACTCCTATCTGCTCACCAACAACGTGCAACTGGTCAATCGCTGCCGGACGATACACGTCACAAGCTACCAATAAAGGTTTTTTTGTTTTCTTCGTCTTCAGAAAGTTTGCCAGTTTACCTGAAAAAGTGGTTTTACCCGAACCTTGCAAACCTGACATTAGGATTATAGAGGGTGTAGCCGAAAGGTTAATACCTTCGGTTTCACCACCCATTAGCTCAGTAAGTTCATCTTTGACAATCTTTACCATTAACTGGCCAGGCTGTAATGTGGTCAATACATCTTGACCCAAAGCTTTTTCTTTGACCCTATTGGTAAACTCTTTGGCTATTTTAAAGTTAACATCGGCATCCAACAAAGCCCTACGGACTTCTTTAGTCGTTTCGGCAACATTAATTTCCGTTATCTGCCCATGGCCCCGTAGGGTATGTAGGGCTTTATCTAGCTTATCACTTAAATTGTCAAACATCGTCTTACTTGCTTTTGAAGAAAGGCAAATTTAATAATAACTGAGGGAAAGAAGGGGGTGGAAAGAAAAAAATATGACCTCATAAAAAAAGCACCCATCTTTAGATGGATGCTCTTTAAAAATCTGTGGGGCAAAATAGGTCTCTGGTTACGCTAAACTATTAAATATCAAAAGCTAGTTGCAAATTTTACTTAAAACAACCACTTGTTCTTTTCTCTTTATTTTCATGTATTCATCCCCACACTCAAGCACCTGCCAATCACCAGAATAATTATCTAACGCCTGACCTAATCCACTGAATGTCAATATATTTTCTTCTACCACCCAAGTTCCTTCATCAACCACTTTTCCATTGGCGTCATAAACAAGCATACGCTGCTCTGCAAAATCGATGTTCAAATCTTCAAAGAATTCTCCTTTCTCATCTGTTATTTTCCAAGTGCAAACGCTTAATCTATTTTGAATAATTTCTGCATTACACACTTCTGGTTGGTACTCGCAATCTTTTTCTAGCACCATAGAATCATCATCAACGAACATTTTAATCTTACCTTCTTTTATTTCATAGACCTTCCAAGTATTATTAAAGACCATATTTTCTTCAAAATCCAGTTTTAATACAATTCTATAATCAACCACCGAAGTACTCCAATCGCCCTCTATATTATATCCATTAGAACCATAGGCAATAACTTTTCCTTCTTCTTCAAAAGAAAAAGTGTAATTGCTATACTGCTCGGATTGGTCTATACTCTTTTGCTGTACTTGTACAAAATTCCATGGGCACTGCACTAAAACGTTATCTAATTGTTCTTTTGTAAAATCGTCATCATTATGGTCATTATCATCATCCTCATCACATGCTTCCTTTGCCTGATTTAGGATTGTAGCGAGTTCAGCATTGGTATTGGCTACCACCTCTGTACTATCTGTATATTTTAAAGTGATGGGAAAATCAAAACTAATAAGATCAGCATCTTCCAGACCGGCAAAGAACCTTCTTAATTCTACATCGTACGCTACAGTTACGGATGCAGTTTGCTGAAAATTGGGGTTATACGTAAAAACTGTTGCAGGATATACCAAATCAATACATTCTATATCGGCATCCAAACCTCCTTCTACACATTGGGAAGCTGTTTTTTGCAAATCTTCTTTACCATTTATAGTCACTTCTGTATAATCTGCCATGGTTATTGTAATAGGAAAAACAATATCCATAGTACTATTTAAACCTTCAAGACCATCTAAAGTTTCTTCTAAAACCTGGAGGCCTTCCATAGCTTCTATAGTTAAGGTTACATCATTAACTACCACTGTATATGGAAACTGAATATCAAAACAACTTGCGCCATCTACTATATTATCATAGGAACCGTCATTAGATACCATTTCTTTCATTAGCTCTAATGGTACAGAATCAAAAGATAAAGTTTGTTCCTTATCTATTGTTTCTTCCAAAGGCTCCTCATCTTGACAAGAGGTCAACGCCATTAGCAAGGCTAGTAGGAAAGCCACTAATGAAAATTTAAAACACTTCTTCATATTGATTGGGAATTTAGGGGAACTTTAATTCTGAAACAACCCATAATTAAAATACCCTACTTGCACAGATTCGATTTTTTCAAATACCTTTGAAAAAAATTACCCTAATTGGAAACCAAAAATACAGGCAATGTTTGCGAAGAGCAAGTCTTTGATACAATTTTCAAAGCTAATTCTAAAACGGTTTTCAACTATATATATTATAAATTTGGCAATGAGGAAAAGGCACATGACGCTGTCCAAGAAGCTTTTGTAAAACTTTGGGAAAATTGCATCAAGGTTTCTCCCGAGAAAGCCAAGTCGTTTGTTTACACCGTAGCTAATAATCTGTACCTAAATGTGATAAAAGCGGAAAAGGTACGTTTAAAGTATGCGGAAAAGACACTTAAGGTTACCCATGAGTCACCAGAGTTCTTATTGGAAGAAGAGGAATTCAAGCAAAAATTGAACCGTGCTCTGGACAGTTTACCAGAAAACCAACGTACTACTTTTCTACTGAACCGTATAGATGGAAAGAAATATGCCCAGATAGCCGAAATGGAAGGCGTAAGCGTTAAGGCTATTGAAAAGAGAATGCATTTGGCATTAAAGTCGCTTAGGGAAAAGATTGAGGGGATATAACTTTAGTAGTTAGTAGTTAGTAGTTAGTAGTTAGTAGAAGTTAAAAAATATTGAGCAATCGATGGTTGATGGTTGATGGTTGATGGTTGATAAAATAATTCTTTTGTTATACCGAACAAGTATTGACAATAAAAAGTAGGGTATTTATGTAACGAATTGTTACTAAGGCATAAAGCTAGAATTGATGCAAGAAAATCACTTAGCAAAATGGTTGAACAATGACCTCACAGAGGCAGAGCTCGCAGAGTTTAAAAAATCTGCCGAGTATGCTTCCTATGAGCGTATTGTTGCCGCTTCCAGTCAGTTGCAAGCACCTGACTTTAATGCGGATGAAGCCCTTATGGCTATAAAGAACCA
This genomic interval from Zobellia roscoffensis contains the following:
- a CDS encoding RNA polymerase sigma factor gives rise to the protein METKNTGNVCEEQVFDTIFKANSKTVFNYIYYKFGNEEKAHDAVQEAFVKLWENCIKVSPEKAKSFVYTVANNLYLNVIKAEKVRLKYAEKTLKVTHESPEFLLEEEEFKQKLNRALDSLPENQRTTFLLNRIDGKKYAQIAEMEGVSVKAIEKRMHLALKSLREKIEGI